In Sphingomonas sp. M1-B02, the sequence GCTATCCCCGCGGCGGATCCTGGGCGATGGGACTGGTCGGATCGGCCGGCGCGCTTGCGAGCTATTTCGTGCTGCCGCGGCTTGGCGCGATGTTCGATCAGGCGAAGATCGAGTTCGCCGGCGGGCCCGAGGCGTTCGCGGCGCTGACCGGCGCGGCGAAGCTCGCGGTCGAGGATGCTGCGGCATCGGTATCCTTCCAGAAGCTGGCGTTCCTGCCGATCATCCTGCTGTTCGTGTTCGGCTTCATCTGGCTGCGCGAGCGCGGCAAGTCGCGGACCATGCTTGCAGGAGAGGTTGCATGAAGCTGAGCCGACGAACGATGCTGGCTGCGGGCGCTGCCACGGCGGGGGCGGCGACGATGGGCCAGGCCTTGCCGCGGTCCAACGCTGCCCGCTTCTCGCTGGGCTTCGCGCCGCACGAGGGCAGCTTCAAGAGCCGCGGCAGCCGGATCGAGCAGATCGCCTTCGCCGCCGATCAGGGCTTCACCGCCTGGGAAGACAATGAGGCGGCAGGCCGGACGATCGCCGAGCAGACGGCGATGGCAAAGGCACTCCAGCAGCGCGGCATGACGATGGGCGTCTTCGTCGCGAGCATGCCGCGCTGGGCCGAGTTCCGGCCCCTGCTCGGCGGGAATGACGACGCGGATCGCATCGCCTTCCTCGCCGATATCCGCGCCTCGATCGACGTCGCCAAGCGGCTTGATGCGAAGTGGATGACGGTGGTCACCGGCTTCCTGGATCGCAAGCTGCCGGTCGAGATCCAGACCGGCCGGATCATCGACACGATGCGGCGCGCCGCGGATATCGTCGCCCCGCACGGGCTGGTGATGGTGATGGAGCCGCTTAACACGCTGGTGAACCATCCCGGCGTCTTCCTGCAGACCATCCCGCAGGGCTTTGCGGTCGCCAAGGGAGCGAATAGCCCGGCGGTGAAGGTGCTGGCCGACCTCTATCACGAACAGATCCAGGCCGGGCATCTGATCAAGACGATGGAGACCTGCTGGGACGAGATCGCCTATATCCAGTTCGGCGACAATCCCGGCCGCAAGGAGCCCGGCACCGGCGAAATCAACTATCGCAACATCGTCCGCTGGCTCCGCGCGAAGCAGTTCGCCGGGGTGATCGGGATGGAGCATGGCAATTCGATCGACGGCCGCGCCGGCGAGGAGCGGCTCGTCGCCGCCTATCGCGAAATCGACCTGCCATGAGGCGCCGGTTGAATCTGCTCCTGAGGACGGCTGCAGCCGGACTGATCGCGATGGGGAGCCCGGCCATAGCGCAGGAGAAACCCGGCTTCCGCGACACGCCGCTGCTGCCCGGCGGCAAGTGGCGCGTGCACGATGCCGATCGCCCGCATCCGCCGGTGGTGACGCCGGGCGCCGTTCCCGGTGCGCCGCCATCGGACGCGGTAATTCTCTTCGACGGCACGTCGCTCGACGCGTGGCGGCCGAGCGGCGCGGAATGGACGCTGAAGGATGGCGCGATGACAGTGCCGCCCCGCGTGCAGGGCGGCGGCGAGAGCCTGCTGGTCAGCAAGCAAAGCTTCGGCAACGTACAGCTCCATCTCGAATTTCGCTCGCCCAATCCGCCGACCAAAAGCTCACAGGATCGCGGCAATAGCGGCATCTGGTTCATGCAACGCTACGAACTCCAGATCCTCGATAGCTATCGCAACCCGACCTATGCCGACGGTACCGTCGGCGCGATCTATGGATCGCAGCCGCCGCTGGTGAACCCGTCGCGCCCGCCGGGCGAATGGCAGCAATATGACGTGGTGTTCGAGCGGCCGCGCTTCGCCGCCGACGGCAAGCTGGTGCGGCCGGCTTATGTCACCGCCTTCCTCAACGGCGTGCTGGT encodes:
- a CDS encoding 3-keto-disaccharide hydrolase, translated to MRRRLNLLLRTAAAGLIAMGSPAIAQEKPGFRDTPLLPGGKWRVHDADRPHPPVVTPGAVPGAPPSDAVILFDGTSLDAWRPSGAEWTLKDGAMTVPPRVQGGGESLLVSKQSFGNVQLHLEFRSPNPPTKSSQDRGNSGIWFMQRYELQILDSYRNPTYADGTVGAIYGSQPPLVNPSRPPGEWQQYDVVFERPRFAADGKLVRPAYVTAFLNGVLVQNRQPWPGTTIWRRLAKYEAHGDAAPIQLQDHDSAVSFRNIWVRPLPEAAASHDYRGDVK
- a CDS encoding hydroxypyruvate isomerase family protein; this encodes MKLSRRTMLAAGAATAGAATMGQALPRSNAARFSLGFAPHEGSFKSRGSRIEQIAFAADQGFTAWEDNEAAGRTIAEQTAMAKALQQRGMTMGVFVASMPRWAEFRPLLGGNDDADRIAFLADIRASIDVAKRLDAKWMTVVTGFLDRKLPVEIQTGRIIDTMRRAADIVAPHGLVMVMEPLNTLVNHPGVFLQTIPQGFAVAKGANSPAVKVLADLYHEQIQAGHLIKTMETCWDEIAYIQFGDNPGRKEPGTGEINYRNIVRWLRAKQFAGVIGMEHGNSIDGRAGEERLVAAYREIDLP